The window TTACCAATGGGTAAAACACTCGGTTGCCCGTTATGGCAAAAAAGAAGTAGAAAGCTGGTACTGGGAAGTATGGAACGAGCCCAACATTAGCTATTGGAAAGGCACCATGCCCGAGTTTTTTAAAATGTATGATTATGCCGCCCAGGGCCTGCGCAGGGCCTTACCTACCGCCAAAATTGGCGGCCCCGAAATAGCAGGTGGATCAAGCCAGGGCGGGATGAGGTTTTTGAGGGCATTTATTGAACATTGCCTCACCGGCACCAACTATGCTACCGGCAAAACAGGCTCGCCGTTGGATGTTATTTCCTTTCATGCCAAGGGGCAGCCTACCTTGGTTAACGGCCATGTACGCATGAATATGGCCCCGCAAATGCGCGATATCCGCGAAGGCTTTAAAATAGTGGCGTCCTACCCGCAAACCAAAAACATCCCCATCGTTATCGGCGAATCTGACCCGGAGGGCTGCGCGGCCTGTGGTATGGCCACCAATCCATCCAACGCTTACCGCAACGGCACCATGTATTCCAGTTACACGGCTGCGTCATTTGCACGCAAGTACCTGCTGGCCGACTCGTTGGGGGTAAACTTTATGGGGGCGGTATCCTGGTCGTTTGAGTTTGAAAACCAGCCCTGGTTTTATGGGTTCAGGGATTTGGCTACCCACGGGGTCGATAAGCCGGTGCTTAACGTATTCCGGATGTTTGGGATGATGCAGGGCAAACGGCTTAAGGTTAACGCCAGCCAGATGTACCCGCTTACCGCCGTTACCGACTCGGGCATGCGGGGCAGCCACACCGATATTGGCGCGCTGGCCGCCAAAGACAAAAAACAGGCAACCGTAATGGTATGGAATTACCACGACGATGATGTACAGGCCACAGGTCAGCCGGTAAACATAACGCTCAGCAACCTGCCCACGGGCACCGCAACCCTTGTGCAATACCAAATTGATAACCAGCACAGTAACTCCTACGAGGTATGGAAAAAAATGGGATCGCCGCAAAGCCCTACGCCCGAACAGGTGAAACAACTGGAGCAGGCCGGGCAACTGCAAACCCTTGGCAAACCCATAAAACTGCAGGTTAAAGCCGGCATTTTAAACACCACTATCACCCTGCCCCGGCAAGGTGTAGCATTGTTGAAATTAACTTGGTAGTAAGTTCTGAGTCTGAAGTCTTGAGTCCGAAGTTCTAAGACTGAAGTCAAAAAAAAGCTTTCTGACTTAAAACTTTTGACTTTGTGCTTAAGACTTAGGACTTTAGACTTAGAACATTAATTAACCGCCCCGTATATAAACCAGCCATTCAGCAGCAGGTAAACCGCCAGCAGCACTTGTGCGCATATAAAATCAAAGCGTTTGGCTTTGGCCTCCTGTTCTTTTTTAATCAGCCGTAACGAGTACGCGGTGCATATGATAATGCAGAGTATAAAAAACAGCGTTGTACCATGCAGGGTATCCACCAGCGTAAAGGTGGTCGACTCGGGCAGGGCCGAATCGATGATATACTTGTTACCAATCACCGCAAACAGAGCGCCCACACTTAGCCCAAAGCGCGAATCGATGCTATCTGTATGGATGTAAAAACACATGTACGCTATCAGGAAAGCCACATACATACCCAGGAACATCTTCCAAAACAGGCCCATGGCGTCGCGGGCTATCTTCATGGTAACCTTAAAGTTGCTGTACTCGGTATGTGGTTTGGCCAGTGTGCTATCGCCAAAGCCGGTTTCATATTTCTTGATGCCGGCGGCTATGCCCAGGCTGTCAACACGCCAGCCGCGCAGGGTAAAGCGGGGGTCGAAGTGTTTGCCCAGGGTATCGGGCACAAACACCAATGCGTGCGAATCAAACTGCGAATTCTCTATCGAAAAGCGTAATTTCTGCTTATCAAAAGGGAAATTATTAATAGCCCAGGAGTCCATCATTACACATTGCAGCTTCATGAGCAGGTAGGTAGTAGCCCCGGTAGAATCGATGGTAGAAAACGATTTAGTAACCGTTTTGGCTTGTGGAACCTCCAGGTTTTGCACAAAATCAAACTTGCGGTTTTTGTACTTCAGCCATAGCCAAAGGTCAATAGTGTACTCCTTATCCTTAAAATTAATATCGTGGATGCTGGTAATATACACCCCCGTTTTCACCGTATCGGCATGGGGTTGCGCCGCCCGGGTAGCAGCCGACGCCAGCAGGAGCATCAGCGCCAAAATAAGCTTGTTTTTCAATGGCTATAGTTAAAATGGTTGTTGTGCTAATATAACAAAATCGCCGGGCAATACCGGCGAGGCCCTCAAAAACGCAAAAATTGTCATGAATTTAAGCTATAGCAAAACATTTTCAAAAAGAGGATACAAATCATATACTAATGATGCAAAAAAGCACACAAATACATCAAAAATTCACACAAACATTATACAAATAGCATACAAATTCACACAGGTAATTTCCTTAAAAAAAGGCTGTTTTTTGATCGGTTTTTAATTGTTATTTTCACACTTAAACAATAAAAAAAGCACAAAATAGCGATACTTTTTACCCCATCGTCGACGCGCCCGGATGACACCAAATTTGAACTGTTACAACACCTTTTTTTACCATAGAAAAAAATCACATGGGCGTTTCCCCGTTGGTAGAAACGGGGCCGGGCTGTACGCTCATACTGCACCGGCATTAGGCTCGGGCCGGTATCCTCTGCCATCCCTAACGCGGACTGCGGAATACCTAATTTCATGTGATTATAAGTTGTATAATCCGGGGACACGGAGTGAAGAATGGGTTTCAAAATAAGAGAATTTCATCCTGAAAGTACTTATACGTTTTTATGTTTCGGGCACGTTTTTCTCGTACAATAACGACCACTCGGCAACTTCATCGGTGGTGATAGTGCTCATTTTGTCATACTCACTAAGTAAATCCATAAATATAGCCCCCTCGCTTAACCGTTCCGGCTTTTGTAAGTCATTCCGTTTTTGGTCAAGGTCAGTTATCGCTCCATTAATTTCATTTATCAATCTTTCAGACCGAACAGACAACCGATTGGCTTCTGTTTGAAAATTAAGACTGATAAGGGTGATTACAAGAGAAGGCAGCAATGTAGTAAGCGCTAATAAAACCGGCGAAATATGGCCT is drawn from Mucilaginibacter ginsenosidivorax and contains these coding sequences:
- a CDS encoding GH39 family glycosyl hydrolase, whose protein sequence is MNIKTGFALLSLLTLLLKSQCICAQQQTATINIDLNAETGNMSPIWAWFGHDEPNYTYMKDGRKLLAHLAALSPTPVHMRVHNLLTTGDGEAALKWGSTNAYTEDANGKPVYNWHLVDSIFDTYIKLGMKPYAQIGFMPQALSTHPEPYRHHWKPGDDYNDIYTGWAYPPKDYNKWEELVYQWVKHSVARYGKKEVESWYWEVWNEPNISYWKGTMPEFFKMYDYAAQGLRRALPTAKIGGPEIAGGSSQGGMRFLRAFIEHCLTGTNYATGKTGSPLDVISFHAKGQPTLVNGHVRMNMAPQMRDIREGFKIVASYPQTKNIPIVIGESDPEGCAACGMATNPSNAYRNGTMYSSYTAASFARKYLLADSLGVNFMGAVSWSFEFENQPWFYGFRDLATHGVDKPVLNVFRMFGMMQGKRLKVNASQMYPLTAVTDSGMRGSHTDIGALAAKDKKQATVMVWNYHDDDVQATGQPVNITLSNLPTGTATLVQYQIDNQHSNSYEVWKKMGSPQSPTPEQVKQLEQAGQLQTLGKPIKLQVKAGILNTTITLPRQGVALLKLTW